In Magnolia sinica isolate HGM2019 chromosome 12, MsV1, whole genome shotgun sequence, a single genomic region encodes these proteins:
- the LOC131221587 gene encoding uncharacterized protein LOC131221587, with translation MAHTAGSRSFAQVREEERAKNLGGESPDRATLFITTHRKKDGSVVNEESAHVIEMIEELRATQTAESSQSSTTRDDLLSQILGPEHLGRVRMMGLGPTASTLWGTRNTIAELRRETDELRRHMNERVEQLVEERMKEQMAKHLEQMEQRMTERITEQMEQRMTERITEPMMARMRDNMNSLVATDQTSGNVLNVEADSVSTPRDRPEAEGPQSKVPKNQ, from the exons ATGGCCCACACTGCCGGCTCAAGGAGCTTTGCTCAAGTGCGTGAAGAAGAG cgGGCAAAGAATCTTGGTGGAGAGTCTCCTGATCGGGCAACGTTGTTCATAACGACCCATCGGAAGAAAGATGGGAGTGTTGTGAACGAAGAGTCGGCTCATGTTATT GAAATGATTGAGGAGTTACGGGCAACTCAGACTGCTGAGTCCTCTCAGAGTAGCACTACCCGAGACGATCTCTTATCCCAGATATTGGGACCAGAGCATCTGGGTCGGGTCCGCATGATGGGGTTAGGTCCCACAGCTTCCACGTTATGGGGCACAAGAAATACCATTGCAGAACTCAGGAGGGAGACTGATGAGTTGCGACGACACATGAATGAGCGGGTAGAGCAACTAGTGGAGGAGCGGATGAAAGAACAGATGGCTAAGCATCTAGAGCAAATGGAGCAACGGATGACAGAGCGAATAACGGAGCAGATGGAGCAACGGATGACAGAGCGAATAACAGAGCCGATGATGGCACGAATGAGAGATAATATGAACTCATTGGTTGCAACAGACCAAACTTCGGGCAATGTACTAAATGTAGAGGCTGACTCAGTATCCACTCCTAGGGATAGACCTGAGGCTGAGGGACCTCAGTCGAAGGTTCCGAAGAATCAATAG